The genomic window TGCCCTACCCAAGAGCACTTAAATGAGCTGGCACGGGACTTTTCTAGCTCAACTAAGGTTGTTGGTTCGATCCGTGACTTGGGCATACAACAACGTTAACACTATTAGGGAGAGTTTTCCGCCCATTTGGGATTAGTCTCTGGAGTTGCGCACTTATTGTATTGTATATTGCTTTGCTAAtgttttatttcagtttcaTAAACGTGATTGTATTCTATGAATTCCTAAGTTTACTTATTCTGAGTGATAGTGTGATACCATTCACAGATAATGACTTATCTGATTTCATATTTGGTTTTGAATTactaaaattaactttttcagGTCACAAATCGAAGATCTCGTAGGTGGTTAAATGACCGCCTCTTGATGGAACTAGTGCCGCGTTTAAATGCAGAGGAAATTAGAGGCTTGTTTGCTCCACCACCTTGGGGTAATTATCCAACTTGTCTGTGTGTTATTCATTGAATTCATGACATTATAACGATGCCTTTTATTCTTTCCTTCTGGCCGAGACTACCGTTTGCATGAGTGCTTATTTACAGTTTCATTGTTTTCTTCTCTGTGTGGATGCTTTGTTACCGTTTAATACTTTAAGTGCATTGGAATGAACGGCATTGCATCCAATTTTACCTATGGCCTCATGCAAACTATCCAAGCCCCTCGCCATTAGCCCAATCCAAATggcttcatttttttttctttcttttttctatgGATTGGCGAGTATTTCCTTTTTTATGATGATAATGATTGGGTTAAAAAAAACAGGTGATGAAGTTCCACCTTCAACATTTTCCATGACTAATGTGGAGGAGTGGGACAGATTCAGGAATATAGACATGGATAAAGAGGTTATAATTCCTTCTCCCTTTTGCAGATCCTGGCTTCAAATTTTTCTACTGTTTAAGAAAGCTATTTCGTGCACAGCACTTGTAATTGGATTCAAATGTTCAATAAACACCGGTTTTATTAATATTGGCTTTTGAATTAGCAGAGCAATCTTTAGTTATATCTTCAAAATTTCTTTCGTTTCTTTAGCAGTTATTTATGATGAAATGGGTCATGATATTTTTTAGGGTGTGACATgtgtttatattattattgtgattGAGAGCTTGTTAGTGCAATCATGATTTGTGTGACATTTACATGTGTAGTGGTTTGTATGGATTTCGTGTTCATATGAAGCTATGTGTACATGAATGTGGGATGAAATTAGTTTAGATCAAGATGAAAGTATAATCTCTATGCTGTTTACTGACATGCTTGTTGTCATACGAAATTACATTTTGAGTATATTTTCATGTGATGCGGTGTGGTCACAACTGACAAATATCTATATGTTTAATCTGTTTGGTAGGTTAATATTATTCATGCCTTTGAAAAATCTTTAGAAAAGAAGGAAGGTCGCATTGATGCTGACAAGATGGAAGTGTTGAATGGTTGGCGTAGAGTTGGTTGTAGAACAAGAGATGCACTTCGCCGCAGCTCTCTTTTTGAACTCGTCGAGGGTTATGAGGTATATGTCTGATTATAcctaataataaaatactatgCTTCTCTGTCCTGTTGCACTGGAAACGGGTTAAACGCTAAACTATTCAGTGTTTGCTGTATTTTTCCATTTTCTGTAGTTTAGAATACGTTTCTTGGCATTTATGTGGAATCTTTATTTTCTCCTAGGAATGTCTACGGGCCTTCATAACTGAAAGCACAGATGGAGATGTTCTTGAGCTAAAAATTAAGGATCCTTTTCATAGATTGTTGCTGCATGGAGTTTGCGAGGTAATATCAGATACCAAACATTCGAAAACATTTTCCATCAAACAATCTTTCCAAACTATTGTTACTCTACTTCGTCTACCTGAGTATATAATGTTAGTTTTGTTGCAATGTTTTGTAAACAGTTCTACAATCTGGCATCAGACACGGTGTCGGATTTGAATGGCACTGAGGCGTCGAAGTTAACCAAGatacagaaaaagaaaaagggttCTCCTGAGCTCCCAAAGATCACTCTGTCTCATTTCCTGAGAATGTCGAAGGACGGAAGTTGGTAGTTTGTTGGGGCAGCAGAAGTGTTGTCCATTGTCCATACAATAAATCCCCTGCCTATGTATACCAGGGATGAACAATGTTCAAAatgtagtttattttatttaaaaaatttcactGTAAATTAGTTCTACAACCTGTATTTTTAATTGGTTGATACCATCAGTCAACAATAAATTGTTGATCGTTGGTTTACTCTGTTGTAGCTTATGAAATAAGATTTTAATAATTATCACAAGTTTCGGTTATCAGATATGTGTATCTGTCTGCATGATGCATATCAgcatatctatttatttttttaaaagtaaaatacaaTATTTAAATTATCATCTCGAAAACGGTGGGAGATGGGGTGGACTCTTTTTTCTGGACTGATCCGTGGCTAGGTGGGATTCCCTTATGTGCGCGTTTTAGTTGATTATATGATTTGGTGGTCAATAAGTCGAGTACGGTGACATAGATGTTCTCTTTAGGGTGGACTGAAGGCGGTGGCGCGTGGCGGAGACGGCTGTGGGCGTGGGAGGTGGATTTGTCAGGAGTGTGGGACTTTACTTCATGATATTGTTTTGCAGACTCATTCTTCAGATACGTGACAGTGGCAGCTTGATCTCAGGAGTCTGTAACCTTGGATGCAACACATGATTATGATTTAATTTGGCACAACCACCTTCTCTTGAAGGTTTCTATTATTTGCGTGGAGACTCTTTCGAGACAGGTTGCCAACAAAAGTAAATTTGGTGACCCACGACATTATCGCTCCCAATGTTCACTATTGTGTGTTCGGATATTATTCAATAATTCAGAGAAGTCCATATCTCAACTGTTGGATAAGGTTCAACTTTATTCCCTTTGGTGGATGTAGGCAAAGAATGCTAATTTTATTGGATCCGGATTTGCTACAATAGTAAAATCACACAGTTTCACGCAGTTTCAATATCAGCCATTGCTTCTTGATCGGACGGATTTGATCAAATCAGCtataaaatccatcaaaataaTCACAACCATACATAACAGATCGGACGGTCCACAATCAAAACTACGTGAAAACTTTGTAGAATATTACGGGAAATCTGCTTCCATTTTACTTTAGGCTATCATAATTGGTTATCGAGCCCGTTTACTTGTTTGAAGTTGAACATTGACTaacctgatttttttttctttctcaattgACGTATTGTAAACTATAGTGGCCTCtttggtacgtcttgtgctaaaGAGTCTATTTTATTagtgttaatatattttatttttactattgtgcaaagattcaaaataattaaattaaaaaaaataaattattatcttTAAAGGAACCGTAGCGTAAGAgatttttttagcaattttttGACCGTGCTACAAAATTGACTAAATGAAGATGGACTAAGGCGGTGTAATGGTGTTTCGTTTGCTTGAGAAAATGTTTTCATTTGaactttttttactaaactttctaaatactattttatttaacaaaaaaattaggtgAATTAAGCCCAAAAAGCTCACTAGGATTATGACATGTCATGCACATGCTTAAACACTCAGAAGAGAAAACTGATTGAAATACTttcatattaaataaatattgtttattAGTTATAGAATTCCTTTTTATCACGTCATGTTGGAGGCAGAAAATTGTCTCATaaggtaataataataataatgaataatgaAGTTTGAAAATTCTGCTTACAAAAGAAAACCAATGATGTTTGAAAATGATTTAGAGCtctaataactaataataaagTAATAATATTATTGTGTAGTATTATTTTGAACCAAGTGATAAGAGATTTGAATTCAAATGATTAAAATATTATGacttcttgacaaaaaaataataattatgagtatataaaaaattcagCTAAAATGTTGTTCATAGTATATTTTTAAGTAGATATTCGTTCGTTACCAtgaagagataatgtggtatcCGTTCgtcacaataaaaaaataatgtggtTGCTATGCACATAGTGGAATGAAATGAATTATAAGAGATATAcgaagagaaaaagaaattgTTATGTTCAATTGCAGATATGTTCGTAGAAATCGATGCGTAAGAGTTGATGATTGTTATTCTTTTATGATTTGAGTATAATGCATTTTCTCTTTTAAGTTGTAACATTGATGAAATACTTTTAAATAAGATATTAGACACTGCAGTTAAAACTTGCACTTCGTTTTTACCATTATTAACTTACTATAAAAGTGTTGGAGGCTTTGACCATAGTACCATACTCATTCATTCCATAAAGGTATTTATCATCTGACCAGTGCCAAAACCAACACCTGTTCACTCACATATCATCAATGGCAAAGAAGCCTGTGAAATACTACGTGGtatgtaactaactaactaactatgtattttttttattgaatgttaatatgttgttattattttgaaaaactagTTGTGTTATTTTTGAATCTGAGTGATGAGATATATACACAGGTGGATGCTTTCACCGATTCAGCGTTCAAAGGAAATCCAGCAGCTGTGTGTTTATTAGAAGAAGAGAAGGATAATCAATGGTTACAATCAGTAGCTGCTGAATTCAATATCTCTGAAACCTGTTATCTCACTCCTATTCATGGAACCTCAGTTCCTCGTTTTGGTCTCAGATGGTTTACTCCTGCTGCTGAGGTAAATATATATCTGAGAATTAAATTGACggatttcatatatttaaagaCTACTtgttatatttatatagtttaACACTGAATCAGCCAGATAATACTCTCTCAtgtctttttataagaaaaaatttacattttaagtttattgaataactaatatatcCAGTCTACAAAAACACAAGAGTAAATCAATACATtagtataaaataattacatatgaacaaAAGGTAGACGTGCAACAAGCTGCGCTACTATTCCTTTCTGTATAGCAAAATCCAATATTTGAAAAACCACATTCATAGACTTAGGCGACACAACATTACAATGCATGAccttttgaactattttcaaaaggtTTATGGCCTGTGGTGCTAGAAATTCAAAAGTATCGAATGCAAACAATATAAAAACGTGCTGATTGTCAGAGCATTCTTTCTCATGTTTGACCATTTTGCTTGAAGCAGCTTTGAGGTTTACTTtaggctcaagtggttaatgagcttcccCTAGGACGAATCGctcgggagaacccgagtttgaTTCCTGGTGGTGACAATTCTTGGCCAGGATTTACTTACCTCACAGCTGAGCTCTGGATTACAGCGGCCCTTCCCCTAAGAGCCAGagagttaatacaaaaaaaaacactagagagtaataatttagagattaaatACACTATTTATATCATTATTGACACTATATGGATCCTATTATAATACAGGTTAAACTTTGTGGACATGCCACATTAGCAGCTTCACACACACTTTTCTCATCTGGTTTGGTAGACAAGAATGTTATTGAATTTGTGACACTATCTGGTGTTTTAACTGCTAAAAAGATCTCAACAATCAATGGCACCAGTGCACCGAATTTGCAGAATGGCAAAGCCAAGGATGGATTTTATATTGAATTGGACTTTCCTGCTGATCCTATTGCAGAATTCAACTCTAATGACAATTCACTCATTTCTGAGGCATTGAATGGTGCTTCCATAATTGATATAAAGAGGACTGCAGTTGCAGATAATTTACTTGTAAATCCTTAATCTTTTCTCTTccatttttattactattaaCATGCTTGTTGGTCTGTTTTTCTATTCTGTTTcgatatgtttatatattagcGTTAATTTGATTGCATAATGCTTGCTTAAATTTAATGATATCTTAGTTTTTGTTATGTCATATCCTTGTGATTCTGTTGAAGATCATATTCTTAACATTGTTATTTCATATCTGCCAAGTAGCACCTGTTTGTTTTGTGCAATTTGTGCACATCCAACATTATTAATCTTATTATTTCAACTAGGTTGTTGTCAAGTCTGGAAAAGATGTCGCAGAAGTACAGCCACAATTTGATGCAATTGTTAAATGTCCCGGAATGGGGATAATTGTTACAGGGAGTGCTCCTCCAGAGTCCGGATTTGACTTCTACAGTCGATATTTCTGTCCGAAATTTGGAATCAATGAGGTAAGTGGCTAAGAACTAGGACTAGAATGTTCCTCAATTTGCACTGACAATGCCTTTCATTATGCATAGAACTAACATTTTTTAAACTGCATATTCCCTTAAAATGCTAGTTCTCTTATGAGTATATCGTTTGTTAAACTCTAttggaagaaaatgaagaaatgcGATAATGTTGTTAATAACTAAACTAATAGCATTTGCTTTCAGGATCCTGTTTGTGGGAGTGCACATTGTGGCTTGGCGCCCTATTGGAGCAAGAAGCTCGGAAAGTCTGATTTAAAGGCTTACCAGGTAGTACTATACTATATGTTTTTGTGTCAAGTGTGAGTAAGTGACCATTGATATGAAGCACATACACTCCTCATATTAGGTGTGTTTCTGTGTCAGGCATGTGTCGATGTCAGACAccaacacttatgattacattgaattatgtcattttttaaaattattatcggtgttgacGTGCCAGTGTCCTCTGTCCATGTTTCATAGCCACTAAATTACATATGAATGAGGGGACCTATAAACCTAATCCGTTAATATTTGAAGCGAAAATGTGGTGTCCAGATCACTTATGTGGTTGATTTTT from Trifolium pratense cultivar HEN17-A07 linkage group LG1, ARS_RC_1.1, whole genome shotgun sequence includes these protein-coding regions:
- the LOC123911938 gene encoding uncharacterized isomerase BH0283-like, translating into MAKKPVKYYVVDAFTDSAFKGNPAAVCLLEEEKDNQWLQSVAAEFNISETCYLTPIHGTSVPRFGLRWFTPAAEVKLCGHATLAASHTLFSSGLVDKNVIEFVTLSGVLTAKKISTINGTSAPNLQNGKAKDGFYIELDFPADPIAEFNSNDNSLISEALNGASIIDIKRTAVADNLLVVVKSGKDVAEVQPQFDAIVKCPGMGIIVTGSAPPESGFDFYSRYFCPKFGINEDPVCGSAHCGLAPYWSKKLGKSDLKAYQASARGGVLNLHIDEQKQRVFLRGKAITVMEGCVLV
- the LOC123911954 gene encoding R3H domain-containing protein 4-like — protein: MVLQHRDLDLLLSSHLIDHPRGDGAKSHSISIEKKIEFLESFTGKVTNRRSRRWLNDRLLMELVPRLNAEEIRGLFAPPPWGDEVPPSTFSMTNVEEWDRFRNIDMDKEVNIIHAFEKSLEKKEGRIDADKMEVLNGWRRVGCRTRDALRRSSLFELVEGYEECLRAFITESTDGDVLELKIKDPFHRLLLHGVCEFYNLASDTVSDLNGTEASKLTKIQKKKKGSPELPKITLSHFLRMSKDGSW